The Deltaproteobacteria bacterium genome segment AAGTCGTAGTTTCTGCGATCCTCCGCGCCATCCAAATTGCTGATGGTCTTGGACTCCTCCCGGCTTACCGTGATTTAAATAAAGATTGAAATAGGGTTCCAGGGATCAATGGCTCGAGGGGTAAAGCGAAAAGAATTAAAAAAACCACTAGGCCCTTTTAATCCTTGAATCCTTGAACCATCGATCACGCCATAGGCGTGCCTTGAACCCTTTATTTATTACCATTTTCTCTGGATGGCGTAGTCCGCAAGGGTAAGGAGCGCCTCTTTTTCTCTGGACGGTGGAAAAGGCAAGAGAGAATTTTTAGCTTTTCCTATAAAATTCTCGGCGGCTTGGATCGTGTACTCAATTCCCCCGCAGTCTTTTACGACCTTCATCACATACTCAAGATCTACTTCCCGACGGTCCCGGTCCTGGATAATCTGCCTGAGGCGGTCCTTCTCTGCTGGGGAACAGACTTTTAAAATCTGAATCAGCGGCAGAGTGATTTTTCCTTCGTTGAGATCCTGGCCGATCGCTTTTCCCAGCGTCTCTTTGGCCGATATGTAATCCAACGTATCATCTATCAATTGGAAAGCAATCCCTAAGTTGAGCCCAAAATCGGCCAACGCCTTCTCTTCTTCCGGGGGAGCGTTGCCGAGAATTCCTCCAATCTGACAGGCGGCAGAAATTAGTACGGCCGTTTTGTTGGTCACTACATAATAATAGTCCTTTTCCGTAATGGCCGGGTCTCCCGTCTTAACCAGCTGCATAACCTCCCCTTCGGCCATGCGGGTGGTGGCCCCGGAAACAACTTCTAAGATATGCAGGTTGCCATCCTGCACGATCAAGGAAAAGGATTTGGTAAACAAAAAATCTCCCACCAGCACGCTTGCCCCCTCACCCCACACCGAGTTAGCCGAAGCCAGTCCTCGCCGGACGAAAGCCCGATCAACTACGTCATCATGGAGCAGAGTAGCCGTATGGATGAATTCAATGGTGCTGGCCAGGGGAACGGCCCGTGGTCCGTGATAACCACCAAGGTGAGCGCAGAGAAGCAAAAGGATAGGACGAAACCGCTTCCCCCCGCTGGCAATGAGGTACCGACTCACCGTGGGAATCATGGCAATCTCGGAGAGTAGGTTTTTGGCCATCTCTGTTTCTACCGCCTTCATCTCTTCTGCGACCAAATTTATCGCTTGCTCGGCATTCAAAAAACCTTCTCCTTAACCCTGTTGTTGCATAAAGATCCGGTCGAATAACCCTAATGTTTTTATAAAGAGGCGATTTACCCCGTTAGAAAGCTCCACCATATATGGCGGGGATGACATAATAAAAATGGTAATTCCTTATATTGAAAGAGTGGAGTCAAAGCCCCATCCTTTCAAACGGGGTTTACTCTCTTTTGATGGTACCTTGTAAAAGTCACCCTTAGAGTGATCCGGCGAATGACCCTGAGTTAAGGTCCGCCACCCCATGGGCAAAGGTTTTATGATTACGAACATTAAATTTAATGCAACAACAGGGTTAACATGATTTTGCGTTCAGAAGGGAATATCCTCTTCATCCTTCTGCGGCGGGGGGGAAAAATCCCCCTCCGCGTCTTTGCCTTTGCTTTTTTGCTCCCCAATTCCACCGAGCATCTTCATCTCCGTGGCTTCGATTTCCGTGGTGGACCGTTTATTCCCATCCCGGTCTTCCCAGGAACGGGTTCTTAACCGGCCTTCAATGTAAACCAGCTTCCCCTTACTCAGATATTCACCGCAAATCTTGGCTAACCCTCTCCAGGCAACGATGCGGTGCCATTCGGTCCGCTCCTCTTTCTCGCCGTTCTTGTTGGTCCACGATTCACTGGTAGCCATCCGAAAGGTGGCTACTTCCGCCCCGCTGGGGGTATAACGAATTTCCGGATCCGCCCCCAGACGACCGATGAGAATAACTTTATTGACCACTGATGCCCTCCCTCTTCGGCGAATAAACTCGGATATTCAACCCGGCCTTTGTAGATTTCTCCCCTCTGCCAGATTTCTTTTTTTTCCTGCGGTCAAAGGAATTTTATCATTCGAAGGAAGGAAGTCAAGGTTTTATTCATCGGCCATGGAAAAAGCAACATTGACAGTCTACTCTGAATCGAGTATGAATAGAATCATTCAATCGATTTCTTAAGGGTTAGGAACCGATGTTCCGGACGCTTTTTGCCTGGCTGAGCTTGCTGATTTCTACGGTAATTTTGGGGACGGTGGCGATTTTTCTCTCCCTTTTCGACTCTTCCGGAAATCTCCCCCACCTTATTGCCCGCCTCTGGGGCAAGATTCAGCTTGCTACCACGGGCACAACCGTGAAAATTCAGGGCGTGGAAAACATCGACCCCAAAAAAAGCTACATCCTGGTATCGAATCACCAGGGCAACTTCGACATCTTTGCCCTCCTGGGGTATCTTCCGATCCAGTTCCGCTGGATCGCCAAGGCAGAGCTGTTCCGTGCCCCGTTTATGGGATGGGCCATGTCCCGCATCGGTTACATTGCCATCGAACGCGAGAGCCCCAAAAAGGCTTACCGCAGCATGCTCCAAGCGGCCGAGAAAGTTAAAAATGGCGTTTCGGTCATGATTTTTCCGGAAGGAACCCGCAGCCTGGATGGAAACCTCCAGCCCTTCAAAAAGGGGCTTTTTCTCATCGCCCTCAAATCCCAGGCTCCCATTCTGCCGATCACGATCTGCGGTACGGGAAAAATCATGCAGAAGGGCGACTGGCGAATTTACCCGGGAAATGTCCAGATCATCATTGATCCGCCCGTTGAAACCGCCGGTATCCCCACCGAAAAGGAAGGGGAACTCTCCGCACGCGTGCGCAATATTTTAATGAAAAATCTGAGCCGGTCTTGATGGACGGGATCGTCATGATAAATTTAATAGGACGCAGATTTACGCAGATCACCGCAGATAATTATTTTCTTTTTAATTTATCCTGATAATCTGTTTACATCCGTGTCCAAAAAGGAAATTCCAATACAATTAAATTATCTTTTAGAAGGAAGAAATTTACCCCTCCCCCGCAAAAAAAAGAAGTGGTTATGGCGACACCTTAAGGAGCGTTTTTCAGAATGAAAGTTCAAGAGAAAGTGAAACAAATTGCTGCGGTCCAGACCGCCAAGGCCATCCTCAAAGTTTTACCCCGCATCAGCGAGCAAAGGCTCCTGGGATTCCCCTTGGTTCAAAAAGGCCTGGATGCGGTTTCCTATTATCCGGAAGGCCGAGATTTCCTCAAAAGTCTTCTTCTCCACGTCCGGCGGGCCATCGGTCGGTGTTCCAGGGAATGCCTGGCCAAGTTTGCTGAAAACCTCATCGTCAACGAGTTCATCACCGCCACCCCCAAAAGGGACGAGTTTAAATCCCGATATGGATTCCCTCCGCCTTTCTTTTTGGTGATCAGCCCAACCATGCGTTGTAACCTGAATTGTTATGGCTGTTATGCCGGGGATTATAACAAGAGGGAGGAATTGGAGACAGCCCTCATCCATCACCTTCTTCAGGAAGCCAAAGAGATGGGCATCTATTTTATCACCATCTCGGGGGGAGAACCTTTTATGAGGGAGGATCTCCTTGATATTTTTGCCGCTCACAGCGATGTTTACTTCCAGGTCTACACCAACGGCACGCTCATCGATGAGCAGGTGGCCAGGGTTCTCTCCCGGCTGGGGAATGTTCTGCCGGCAGTCAGCGTGGAAGGCTGGGAAAAAGCCACGGACGCCCGCCGTGGCCCGGGGAGCTTTAAGAAAGTCCTTGCCGCCATGGCCCAATTGCAGCAAGCCGGGGTCCTCTTCGGATTTTCGGCAACCGCCACCCGGCAGAACAATGAATTGATTTGCAGCGACGAATTCGTGAAGTTCTGGATCGACCAGGGATGTTTTATCGGCTGGTATTTCAACTACCTTCCCATCGGTAAAAAACCGGACCTTGATCTCATGCCCACCCCGGAACAGCGGATCTACCGGAGGAAGCGTCTCATCGAGATGCGCCCGAATTTGCCCATTATCTTAGCCGATTTCTGGAACGATGGACCGCTGGTAGGAGGGTGCATTGCCGGGGACCGTTATTTGCACATTACCGCCAACGGAAATGTCGAACCCTGCGTATTCGTCCATTTTGCCACGGACAATATCAAAGAAAAGTCCCTGGCGGAAATTTTAAACTCGCCATTCTTTCACAGCATCCGCCAACGCCAACCCTATTCGGCGAATTATTACCGGCCCTGTATGGTCATCGACCACCCGCATATTCTGCGTGATTTAATCGGGCAATCCGGTGCTCATCCTACCCACCCGGGTGCCGAAGGCATTCTTACCCAATTCGCCGGTGATCTGGACCGGTATGCCCTGGCCTATGGAAAATTAGCGGATGCCCTGTGGTCCGAACAAAGCCCGGATTCCGCTCCCTTTGAACGGAGACCTTACGGTGAGTTGAGAAAAATTGTCAAATGATGTTTCAGGAATCTTAAATTTGCCACAGGGGGCACCGAGAACACAGAGAATAAGAAAAAGTAGTTTCAGGTTGCGTGTTTCAACGTTTGAGTTCACATAATTTTTTCAGCATTCTCTGTGATCTCTGTACTACGAAAGTTCATTTTTTGAAGGATTTGTTAAGATTTTTTCCTAAATTTATTTTGGGTTTATCCGTATTCATCCGTGTCCTAAATTATTTTTTGTTCTAAACATTTTGATTATAGCTCTGTGACCTCTGTGTTCTCTGTGGCTAAAAAGTTTCAAAATTTCCATACAATATTTTAAAGGAGGAAAAACGAGATGATGGAATTAAAACTGAGCAAAGAGCCTTTGCTGAAAAACCCCAGCTGCGCTTATTGCGGGAAGGTTTTCAACGAAAAAGGGGTAAGTCTTCAACTGGAAGTGGACCATAAAGTCATCCATTTCCCCATCTGTGAGTCCTGTTTTAAAATGGTTCCATCCTTTGAAGCCACCGTGAACCTGGAGGACGGGTTCGCCCGAATCAATCGCTGATCCGGAGAAGGCTTAGGGGAACGTAAACGTTTTTTCGCAGGAAATCCAAGGAGGCGTAAGGATGGCTGGCGAGGATCTGGAAAAAGAAAAAATGAAAAAGGAAACAAAAGAACTGGAGAAAAAATTAAAGTTCCAGGGGAAATTATCCTGGGACCTTTTGGATGAACCGGAGAAGGAAGAGACTTTTCGTTTTGCCGCAGGATATAAAACCTTCCTCAACCGGGCCAAAACCGAACGGGAAGCAGTCCGGGAAATTGCCCAAGCGTCCAAAGAAGCTGGGTTTCAAGAGGCTTGTTCCCCGGGGGCGGGAAAAAGATTCTTCGCCGTGAATAAAGAAAAATCTATTGCCCTCGCCTTGATAGGCCAAGCGCCTTTGCCCGAAGGCCTCAGGATCATCGTCTCGCACATCGACTCCCCGCGGATAGACCTCAAACAGAATCCGCTTTATGAGGATGCGGACATGGCCTTACTCCGTACCCATTACTATGGAGGAATAAAAAAATACCAATGGGTGACTATCCCCTTATCCCTCCATGGTCTGATCGTAAAAGCGGACGGCTCAATTTTAAACGTGGTCCTCGGGGAAGATGAAGCGGATCCCGTATTCGTCATCAATGACCTTCTCCCCCATCTCTCGGGCAAGATCCAGGACCAGAAGAAACTCGCCGAAGCCATCGAGGGCGAGAGGCTCACGGCCCTCGCTGGGAGTATTCCTTTTCCCGATACCGAAGCCAAGGAACGCTTTAAGCTCCGGATGATGGAGCTTCTCCACCAGAAATACGGTTTGGTGGAAGAAGATTTCATCAGCGCCGAGCTGGAGCTCGTCCCGGCGATGAAGGCTCGGGATGTTGGGTTCGATTGCAGCCTGATCGGTTCTTACGGGCAAGACGACCGCGCCAGCGCCTACACGTCTCTTCAGGCCGTCCTCTCGGTTACAGAACCTCCGCGAACAGCCATTGTCTTATTCGTGGACAAAGAAGAAATCGGCAGTGATGGAAGCACGGGGGCAAAATCCCTTTTCCTGGAAAGTGTCCTTAGGACCCTGATCAAGCGCTCAGGCCTCACGGTCACGGAAGCTCTGCTGAAACAGATCCTCGCCAATTCCCAAGCCCTCTCCGCCGATGTGCAGGCCGCCCTAGACCCCAACTACCCGGAGGTTCACGAAAAACAAAATGCTGGCAAGCTGGGTTACGGAGTTTGCCTGGAGAAATCTACCGGCTCTCGCGGGAAAGCGGCTGCCTCAGATGCCCGGGCGGAGTACGTGGGGGAAATCCGGCGTATCTTCAACGCCAACAACATAGCCTGGCAGATGACCGAGATCGGCAAGGTGGACGAGGGGGGGGGAGGTACCGTGGCCAAGTATTTGGCTATTTACGGTATGGATATCATCGACTGCGGTGTGCCCGTGCTCTCCATGCATTCACCCTTCGAGGTAACCTCCAAAGCGGATATCTTCGAAGCTTACAAAGCTTACCGGGCTTTTTTATCTAGCCCATGAAAGATAGGGGTCGAGGGGTGCGGACGGACTTGCCGGATATATTTTTCTAGCGCTTCTGCCGTAGGGAGAAGAATCTTCACGGCCTGCCTCGGGCAAACGACGGCGCAGCGGCCGCAGCCCCGGCAGTTCTCCCCCACCACCGCCTTCCCTTCTTTCAGGATCATGGCCTGGATGAAACACCGTTCTACACAGATCCCGCACCCATCACACTTTTCGTCCGCCAGCCGGATCTCCAGGCCCGCCAGTTTCTGCAAACCTCCGGTCGCCTCCTGCGGAAGAAGGCGGTAGAGCTTGAAGTAGCAGCAGCAGTCGCAACAATGGCAGATAGTCAGAAGCTGATCCGCCTGCTCCACGCCCAGCCAGAGGGAATCCCACCGCAGTTTCCCAACCATGGGAATCAGGCCCAAAGCCAAGGCCTTCCGGTGATGGGCCAGAGCCTCTTCCACGGTGGTCTCCCGCCCTAAGGAAGAAACGATTTCCCTCGCTCCTTCACCCAAGAAAAGGCAACCGATATTTTTCGGGTAATGTTGGCACGGCTCGAGAGAACGGCACATACATTCATGGAGAAGAAAACGGAAAGATGACTCCTGGATGAGCTGCTCCACAATCCTGCCTGGTAAAGCGACACTCACCGGCTTTTCCACGTCAACCTTCACCGGAAGGAAACTCGCCCGATCACCCCGAAAAGTAGAGCCCAGCCAGCGCCCGATGACTGGCCACCCCACCATCTTGGCTAAAAAATTTCTTATCGGCCAAAAGGCTGTAATGATTTGAATCTGCCAGCTTGGCCGGCCCATACTTCCCCCTCTACCATGTATGCCGCCCCAAAGCGGCAGGTAATTTTTTTAAAGACTCGCAATTATAACACCTTCCCTATACTTTCGGAATGACTGTTTCGATCAACTGTAGCCAAATTTTTTTGATTTTTTTTTATAAGATTTATCTTGCTCTCTTCATTCTAAAATGCAATATAATGAGGCAGCTAAAAATTTTGAGGGCAGCGGAGTGGACAAAAGAAATTTTTGGTCTATCGCCAATTTGGTCAAATCCTCCCTTTTGCCCCCTAAAGTTGTTTCCCCCATCGATTGCGCCGAGATGGTTCTCATCCCGGCGGGGGAATTTGCCATGGGGATTTCGGAAAGTGAGTTGCACCAAGTTTTCATTTTAGACGGCTCCCAAAACCCTGTTTTTACGGCCGAGACGCCTGCCCGGAAAATAATGCTGGAAGATTATTACATCGACATCCATCCCGTAACCAATTACCAGTACGGCAAGTTCCTCGAGGATACGGATCATCGGGCCCCCATACTCTGGGGAAAAGAAGGATGGAACGAGCCCCTCCAGCCAGTGGTAGGTCTGGGTTGGGATGACACCCGGGCTTATGCGGACTGGGCTGGAAAGGAGCTTCCTACGGAAGCTCAATGGGAAAAAGCAGCCCGGGGGACGGATGGCCGTTGGTGGCCCTGGGGGA includes the following:
- a CDS encoding lysophospholipid acyltransferase family protein, producing the protein MFRTLFAWLSLLISTVILGTVAIFLSLFDSSGNLPHLIARLWGKIQLATTGTTVKIQGVENIDPKKSYILVSNHQGNFDIFALLGYLPIQFRWIAKAELFRAPFMGWAMSRIGYIAIERESPKKAYRSMLQAAEKVKNGVSVMIFPEGTRSLDGNLQPFKKGLFLIALKSQAPILPITICGTGKIMQKGDWRIYPGNVQIIIDPPVETAGIPTEKEGELSARVRNILMKNLSRS
- a CDS encoding single-stranded DNA-binding protein is translated as MVNKVILIGRLGADPEIRYTPSGAEVATFRMATSESWTNKNGEKEERTEWHRIVAWRGLAKICGEYLSKGKLVYIEGRLRTRSWEDRDGNKRSTTEIEATEMKMLGGIGEQKSKGKDAEGDFSPPPQKDEEDIPF
- a CDS encoding radical SAM protein; the encoded protein is MKVQEKVKQIAAVQTAKAILKVLPRISEQRLLGFPLVQKGLDAVSYYPEGRDFLKSLLLHVRRAIGRCSRECLAKFAENLIVNEFITATPKRDEFKSRYGFPPPFFLVISPTMRCNLNCYGCYAGDYNKREELETALIHHLLQEAKEMGIYFITISGGEPFMREDLLDIFAAHSDVYFQVYTNGTLIDEQVARVLSRLGNVLPAVSVEGWEKATDARRGPGSFKKVLAAMAQLQQAGVLFGFSATATRQNNELICSDEFVKFWIDQGCFIGWYFNYLPIGKKPDLDLMPTPEQRIYRRKRLIEMRPNLPIILADFWNDGPLVGGCIAGDRYLHITANGNVEPCVFVHFATDNIKEKSLAEILNSPFFHSIRQRQPYSANYYRPCMVIDHPHILRDLIGQSGAHPTHPGAEGILTQFAGDLDRYALAYGKLADALWSEQSPDSAPFERRPYGELRKIVK
- a CDS encoding polyprenyl synthetase family protein, translating into MKAVETEMAKNLLSEIAMIPTVSRYLIASGGKRFRPILLLLCAHLGGYHGPRAVPLASTIEFIHTATLLHDDVVDRAFVRRGLASANSVWGEGASVLVGDFLFTKSFSLIVQDGNLHILEVVSGATTRMAEGEVMQLVKTGDPAITEKDYYYVVTNKTAVLISAACQIGGILGNAPPEEEKALADFGLNLGIAFQLIDDTLDYISAKETLGKAIGQDLNEGKITLPLIQILKVCSPAEKDRLRQIIQDRDRREVDLEYVMKVVKDCGGIEYTIQAAENFIGKAKNSLLPFPPSREKEALLTLADYAIQRKW
- a CDS encoding SUMF1/EgtB/PvdO family nonheme iron enzyme, whose protein sequence is MDKRNFWSIANLVKSSLLPPKVVSPIDCAEMVLIPAGEFAMGISESELHQVFILDGSQNPVFTAETPARKIMLEDYYIDIHPVTNYQYGKFLEDTDHRAPILWGKEGWNEPLQPVVGLGWDDTRAYADWAGKELPTEAQWEKAARGTDGRWWPWGNDFYPGYCNSAELGINRVTDVTRFHLGLSPYGCYDMSGNVWEMCEGVWIEGHLPMRGGCFLGSATFVRTTVRWSAEDQVDGAHWLGFRCVKNISGG
- a CDS encoding aminopeptidase → MAGEDLEKEKMKKETKELEKKLKFQGKLSWDLLDEPEKEETFRFAAGYKTFLNRAKTEREAVREIAQASKEAGFQEACSPGAGKRFFAVNKEKSIALALIGQAPLPEGLRIIVSHIDSPRIDLKQNPLYEDADMALLRTHYYGGIKKYQWVTIPLSLHGLIVKADGSILNVVLGEDEADPVFVINDLLPHLSGKIQDQKKLAEAIEGERLTALAGSIPFPDTEAKERFKLRMMELLHQKYGLVEEDFISAELELVPAMKARDVGFDCSLIGSYGQDDRASAYTSLQAVLSVTEPPRTAIVLFVDKEEIGSDGSTGAKSLFLESVLRTLIKRSGLTVTEALLKQILANSQALSADVQAALDPNYPEVHEKQNAGKLGYGVCLEKSTGSRGKAAASDARAEYVGEIRRIFNANNIAWQMTEIGKVDEGGGGTVAKYLAIYGMDIIDCGVPVLSMHSPFEVTSKADIFEAYKAYRAFLSSP